A genome region from Coprococcus phoceensis includes the following:
- a CDS encoding cold-shock protein: MNKGTVKWFNNQKGYGFISDEAGNDVFVHYSGLNMEGFKSLEEGQEVEFEVTEGAKGPQAVNVVKL; this comes from the coding sequence ATGAACAAAGGTACAGTAAAATGGTTTAACAACCAAAAAGGTTACGGATTCATTTCCGACGAAGCAGGAAACGATGTATTCGTTCACTATTCTGGACTTAACATGGAAGGTTTCAAATCTTTAGAAGAAGGTCAGGAAGTAGAATTCGAAGTAACTGAAGGTGCAAAAGGACCTCAGGCAGTCAATGTCGTAAAACTTTAA
- a CDS encoding RrF2 family transcriptional regulator → MRISTKGTYALEIIVDLAMHSSEEHLERLKNIAARRGLSEKYLERIVKAMKNENLILSTRGAMGGYRLARRPEDITVLDVLRSVEGELAPVECLTKETNCGIACEDCLTRGVWADMWREILGVTENVSVADITKEVVDRAGE, encoded by the coding sequence ATGAGAATTTCGACAAAAGGGACATATGCATTGGAAATAATTGTGGATCTTGCAATGCATTCTTCGGAAGAGCATTTAGAGCGGCTGAAAAATATTGCAGCACGGAGAGGTCTGTCTGAAAAGTATTTAGAGAGGATTGTCAAAGCAATGAAGAATGAGAATCTGATTTTGAGTACAAGAGGAGCAATGGGAGGATATCGTCTTGCGAGAAGACCGGAAGATATTACTGTTTTGGACGTGCTTCGCTCTGTGGAAGGAGAGCTTGCACCGGTGGAGTGTCTGACAAAAGAGACGAATTGCGGGATTGCGTGTGAGGATTGCTTGACACGAGGAGTCTGGGCAGATATGTGGAGAGAAATCTTGGGTGTTACGGAGAATGTCTCAGTGGCAGATATTACAAAAGAGGTAGTTGACAGAGCAGGAGAATAG
- a CDS encoding RrF2 family transcriptional regulator, producing the protein MKISTKGRYGLRALVDLAGHDNGEPIALASIAQRQKLSLNYLEQVFSVLRKAGIVKSLKGVNGGYRLAKKADDITVKEVLEVLEGKFSIVDEYAQEKGTDDVQEAIKTLVWDQINTRVNQLLEEKTLKQLMASFADENRKQKSI; encoded by the coding sequence ATGAAAATATCGACAAAAGGAAGATATGGACTGCGGGCGCTGGTAGACTTGGCAGGTCATGACAATGGAGAGCCAATTGCGTTGGCAAGTATTGCACAAAGGCAAAAACTGTCATTGAATTATTTGGAACAGGTTTTTAGTGTGCTTAGGAAGGCTGGAATTGTAAAAAGCCTGAAAGGGGTGAACGGAGGGTACCGTTTGGCAAAAAAGGCTGATGATATCACGGTGAAAGAAGTTTTGGAAGTACTGGAAGGAAAGTTCTCGATTGTAGATGAATATGCACAAGAGAAGGGGACAGATGACGTGCAAGAAGCGATTAAAACTTTAGTCTGGGATCAGATTAATACACGGGTGAACCAGTTGCTGGAGGAGAAGACATTGAAGCAGTTGATGGCATCATTTGCCGATGAAAACAGAAAGCAGAAGTCTATTTGA
- a CDS encoding discoidin domain-containing protein, which produces MKRKLLSSMLAAAVVVTSTFSTTSVSEAKEPDASNGKVEVTMKDNSVTIGNDAIERTFSTADSKLSTTEIVNKRTDGGETNFTPEEGSEEFIVKTTKEKKDPISLEPIDRKGWTAEADSYQNGAAGASDGPASNLLDGKIDTIWHSNYGGGTNGAGDQDYPHNVVIKFDDSETFQSFSYTPRKESETTNGNIKGYKLYASTEAEKLDFNSDKWGEPIAEGEFEYDGTNPIYVNLKETCTATQIKFVATSSNNGEKFAGGAEFNLHKDKVPVVADDRAFKTSDLQLEDGKDAVKVEDTTATINGEKKTGKKVTFSFEPYTHKGVEYTIDEVVVMYEGDHFMRKYLEIEVPDEDMGKAEIDYIDLESLKVEESDKQWTIPRGKGGIVQMEEFKANLGQPIYIQGMFFGCEFPAADTEIVDETGYMRYYTGKTFERMKEDNQLTTDGKYVTWQTVAGAARSTENEVIQADFYDYIDSIATPSEFRIQYNSWFDNMMKIDDENILESFIEIDRELNNAEVRPLDSYVVDDGWNAYNDGTLGAGSYPQSGSEINKEGFWTFNEKFPDELTPSSELVQKFGSNFGVWVGPRGGYNFYGTLANIIEKAGNGSKAGGSIDVADRVYVEKFKDMAIDWQKRFKVNYWKWDGFADTGQYNHFNNSGGADGVPVYSETNHHMTGGYHQMYHVTDLWEAWIDLMEAVRQSEKEDGINNLWISLTCYVNPSPWYLQWANSVWIQCTHDQKDAGFGTTKMNKQITYRDACYYDFLKNHEFQFPLQNIYNHDPVYGKEGTGMNVNTATDEDFQNYLYMLSTRGTAFWELYYSDSIMTDGKYEITGEFLEWAEENYHMLKNSKMIGGRPDNTTLGSASSSEASAEAYGFSCFDGKEGIISLRNPSASADKEIKFTFDRTIGVAEGAGTLDYYLEHSYKLSDESAQTGTLTYGQEYTVNLKPNEVRILRVSAQKDTKAPEIDRIMTDGNCEVTVKFNEKVSGNLFAVDGSGIASIEKSADDTTYHITLTKAPEDGKTITVTPKDIKDMSGNATTASASVVYHKGNVVVENKEIAEAGEIAAADKSLNSNNGFSVAASVNTTGKDQTLVKQNDQYELKVTADGKASFTLNGATAVSGKTINDGKQHVVVGVKENNGMLKLYVDGSLEGSDYKEGNRYHKVEKAAITVGNDVSKAGVYDTAYGYDKVDEIFQEGFSKLELTNEMITVSGTEEGDKNTVLDKNNTTFWTSQKVSEGTVNNENAWLKVDLGATYKLDQVDYTPRFDNVQNNYWECTGNIKNLIVETSVDGETWTAVTEDGGRDLSKKIVKENNSSFFPEEITFEAKEARYVRISGTKSHHWQTQNVDKQITVADLAIYGEKAGVENIATDSSVKVEAKWTKDDTDAAKGGDRPMSMVVDGNKADTNGNYGEFGADDKAESSYMQIDLGEVCDVDTLNLYRYWNQNRVYDPSVILVAEKEADFKDGTATVVYNADKEKIHGLNDKYYTEVKDETYEETAQGKSWNLPENTKARFVRVYMHGVKNGGDTNHIVEMEVIGTRPDKEEVPAVDLTKLIERLTVLAAVDTSNATTDSAAAFKALVKEGYDLVASGAKTQGEVDAMLKKLEGAENKLVDTNALKKAIADAEKKVAESTKTSAAATLAKIEEAKALLKNGTTETMNQMIKALEDAMKTLVARGDVKELKALIDTYEKEELKEADYTTSTWSAYETALNTANAIVKDNSDSDQTQVDAAKKALEDAHKALEKRGDTDALKALVEKYKDLKEADYTHDTWVVFKEAFDAAKAIVADNSDSTQAQVDAAKEALENAYNALKEAPENPKLDTSRLEKAIADAKAVVKESYTTDSYNAMKAVLDEAEDLLKEEAQDQDTIDAKTEALNAAIEALVKRGDVKELSELVKAYEEEKLNEGVYTTSTWSVYQTAFDAAKAIIKDNSNSDQEKVDAAKTALEVAKEALEERGNTDSLKELVTVCEELKEEDFTADTWKVFENALDAAKAIVADNSDSNQTQVDAAKEALQKAKDDLKEAEKPVNRSKLEEAYNKYKDLKNDGYTENSWKTFKNALDAAKAVLEYEDATAEQVDAALAQLEKAVSGLKKAPIDGSGNNQGAQNNNQKPSTGGSGSNGSVKTGDSSDVMLWGIFAAAALMAGVVVKKKKA; this is translated from the coding sequence ATGAAAAGAAAACTTTTAAGTTCCATGCTCGCGGCGGCAGTAGTCGTGACGAGTACGTTCTCCACAACATCAGTCTCTGAGGCGAAGGAACCAGATGCCTCAAATGGCAAAGTTGAGGTTACGATGAAAGATAATTCCGTAACAATTGGAAACGATGCCATTGAAAGAACATTTTCAACAGCAGATTCAAAGTTATCTACTACTGAAATTGTGAACAAGAGAACGGATGGTGGAGAGACTAACTTTACACCGGAAGAAGGTAGTGAAGAATTTATTGTCAAGACGACAAAAGAAAAGAAAGACCCGATTAGTTTGGAGCCGATTGACAGAAAAGGATGGACAGCAGAGGCGGACAGTTATCAGAATGGCGCGGCAGGCGCTTCTGATGGACCGGCATCAAATCTGTTAGATGGGAAGATTGATACAATTTGGCACAGTAATTATGGTGGTGGAACAAATGGTGCGGGCGATCAGGATTACCCACACAATGTTGTGATCAAATTTGATGATTCTGAGACGTTTCAGTCATTTTCATATACGCCTAGAAAAGAAAGTGAGACGACAAACGGAAACATCAAAGGCTATAAATTGTATGCATCTACAGAGGCGGAAAAACTTGATTTTAATTCAGATAAATGGGGAGAACCGATTGCGGAAGGCGAATTTGAGTATGATGGCACCAACCCGATCTATGTGAACTTAAAGGAAACATGTACAGCAACACAGATTAAGTTTGTGGCAACATCGTCAAATAACGGCGAGAAGTTTGCGGGTGGCGCAGAATTTAATTTACATAAAGATAAAGTGCCGGTTGTTGCGGACGACAGAGCGTTTAAGACAAGTGACTTACAACTGGAAGATGGCAAGGATGCCGTGAAGGTTGAAGATACAACAGCAACTATCAACGGGGAGAAGAAGACAGGTAAGAAGGTGACGTTTTCCTTTGAACCGTATACACATAAAGGTGTAGAGTATACAATCGACGAAGTAGTTGTTATGTATGAAGGGGATCACTTCATGCGTAAATATTTGGAAATTGAAGTTCCGGATGAAGATATGGGAAAAGCGGAAATTGACTATATCGATCTGGAATCTCTGAAAGTAGAAGAGTCTGATAAACAGTGGACAATTCCGAGAGGAAAAGGTGGAATTGTTCAGATGGAAGAGTTTAAGGCGAATCTTGGACAGCCAATCTATATTCAGGGCATGTTTTTCGGATGTGAATTCCCGGCGGCAGATACGGAGATTGTAGACGAGACAGGATATATGCGTTACTATACCGGAAAAACATTCGAAAGAATGAAAGAGGATAATCAACTGACAACAGATGGAAAATATGTGACATGGCAGACAGTTGCCGGCGCTGCAAGAAGTACGGAAAACGAAGTTATTCAGGCAGATTTCTATGATTACATTGATTCGATTGCAACTCCATCAGAATTTCGAATTCAATATAATTCATGGTTCGACAACATGATGAAGATTGACGATGAAAATATTTTGGAATCTTTCATTGAAATTGATCGTGAGTTGAACAATGCGGAAGTACGTCCGCTGGATTCTTACGTTGTGGATGATGGGTGGAATGCTTACAACGATGGAACGCTAGGGGCTGGCTCTTATCCGCAATCGGGATCAGAGATTAATAAAGAAGGGTTCTGGACATTCAATGAAAAATTCCCAGATGAACTGACACCATCCAGCGAGTTAGTGCAGAAGTTTGGAAGTAATTTCGGTGTGTGGGTTGGACCAAGAGGTGGCTATAACTTCTATGGAACATTGGCAAATATCATAGAAAAAGCTGGAAATGGAAGCAAAGCCGGCGGTTCCATTGATGTTGCAGACCGGGTGTACGTAGAAAAATTTAAAGATATGGCAATTGACTGGCAGAAGCGATTCAAGGTAAATTACTGGAAATGGGATGGATTTGCGGATACAGGACAGTATAATCACTTTAATAATTCAGGTGGTGCGGACGGTGTTCCGGTATATAGCGAGACGAATCACCATATGACGGGTGGTTACCATCAGATGTACCATGTGACGGATTTGTGGGAAGCATGGATTGATCTTATGGAAGCAGTACGCCAAAGTGAAAAAGAGGATGGCATTAATAATCTGTGGATTTCATTGACATGCTATGTAAACCCAAGTCCTTGGTATTTACAATGGGCAAACTCTGTATGGATTCAATGTACACATGACCAAAAGGATGCTGGTTTTGGTACAACAAAAATGAACAAGCAGATCACTTACCGTGATGCATGTTACTATGATTTCCTGAAGAATCATGAGTTCCAGTTCCCATTGCAGAACATTTACAACCATGATCCGGTATATGGAAAAGAAGGAACCGGAATGAATGTGAATACGGCTACAGATGAAGATTTCCAGAACTACTTATATATGCTTTCTACACGTGGAACAGCTTTCTGGGAACTATACTATTCTGACAGTATCATGACAGATGGCAAGTATGAGATTACCGGAGAATTTTTAGAGTGGGCGGAAGAAAATTATCATATGCTGAAGAATTCTAAAATGATTGGTGGACGACCGGACAATACAACTTTGGGAAGTGCTTCTTCAAGTGAAGCATCAGCAGAAGCGTACGGATTTTCATGCTTTGATGGAAAAGAAGGAATCATTTCACTTCGTAACCCATCTGCTTCCGCTGATAAAGAAATTAAATTTACATTTGACCGAACTATAGGTGTTGCTGAAGGTGCAGGCACATTAGATTATTATTTGGAGCATAGTTATAAGCTTTCCGACGAGTCTGCTCAGACGGGAACATTGACATACGGACAAGAATATACAGTGAATTTGAAACCAAATGAAGTACGTATTTTACGAGTTTCTGCACAAAAAGATACAAAAGCACCTGAGATTGACCGGATTATGACAGACGGTAATTGTGAAGTTACGGTAAAATTCAATGAAAAAGTATCTGGAAATCTCTTTGCAGTGGATGGTTCCGGAATTGCTTCAATTGAAAAGAGCGCGGACGACACAACATATCATATCACTTTGACAAAAGCGCCGGAAGACGGAAAGACAATCACGGTGACGCCAAAAGATATCAAGGATATGTCAGGAAATGCGACGACAGCATCTGCATCAGTTGTATATCACAAGGGCAATGTAGTTGTCGAGAATAAGGAAATTGCAGAAGCCGGAGAAATTGCAGCGGCAGATAAGTCATTGAATTCTAATAACGGATTTAGTGTGGCTGCATCTGTAAATACAACAGGCAAGGATCAGACACTTGTAAAACAAAATGATCAGTATGAATTAAAAGTTACAGCAGACGGAAAAGCTTCCTTTACACTGAATGGTGCGACAGCAGTTTCCGGTAAAACGATCAACGATGGCAAACAACATGTAGTTGTCGGTGTGAAAGAAAATAACGGTATGCTGAAGCTTTATGTGGATGGCAGTCTGGAAGGTTCGGATTACAAGGAAGGCAACAGATACCATAAGGTAGAAAAAGCTGCAATTACAGTTGGAAATGATGTTTCAAAAGCCGGCGTATATGATACCGCATATGGCTATGATAAAGTAGATGAAATCTTCCAAGAAGGGTTCTCAAAATTAGAATTGACAAATGAGATGATCACAGTGTCAGGAACAGAAGAAGGCGATAAGAATACGGTGTTAGATAAGAATAATACAACGTTTTGGACAAGTCAAAAAGTTTCAGAGGGTACTGTGAACAATGAAAATGCTTGGCTGAAAGTGGATTTGGGTGCAACATACAAGTTGGATCAAGTTGACTATACACCACGTTTTGACAATGTGCAGAACAATTATTGGGAATGTACCGGTAATATCAAAAACCTGATTGTGGAGACAAGCGTGGATGGAGAGACATGGACAGCAGTAACAGAAGATGGTGGTCGTGATCTTTCGAAAAAAATAGTGAAAGAGAATAACAGCTCATTCTTCCCGGAAGAGATTACATTTGAAGCAAAAGAGGCAAGATATGTACGTATCAGCGGTACAAAATCACATCATTGGCAAACTCAGAATGTAGATAAGCAGATTACTGTTGCAGATCTTGCAATCTACGGAGAAAAGGCAGGAGTAGAAAACATTGCAACAGATAGCTCGGTGAAAGTAGAAGCTAAATGGACAAAAGATGACACAGATGCAGCCAAAGGCGGAGACAGACCGATGTCTATGGTTGTGGATGGCAACAAGGCAGATACTAACGGAAACTACGGTGAATTTGGTGCGGATGACAAAGCAGAATCTTCTTATATGCAGATTGATTTAGGAGAAGTGTGCGATGTAGATACATTGAATTTATATCGTTACTGGAATCAGAATCGTGTTTATGATCCATCTGTCATTTTAGTTGCAGAGAAAGAAGCTGATTTTAAAGACGGAACAGCGACAGTTGTATACAATGCAGATAAAGAGAAAATTCATGGATTGAATGACAAATATTATACAGAAGTTAAAGATGAAACATATGAAGAAACTGCACAAGGTAAGTCGTGGAACTTACCGGAAAACACAAAGGCAAGATTTGTGCGTGTGTATATGCATGGTGTGAAAAATGGCGGAGACACAAACCATATCGTAGAGATGGAAGTGATCGGAACAAGACCTGACAAAGAAGAAGTGCCAGCAGTTGATCTTACAAAATTGATTGAGAGATTAACTGTGTTAGCAGCAGTGGATACGTCAAATGCAACAACAGACAGTGCGGCGGCATTTAAAGCACTTGTAAAAGAAGGATATGATCTTGTTGCATCTGGAGCAAAGACACAGGGCGAAGTAGACGCTATGTTGAAGAAACTGGAAGGCGCAGAAAACAAACTGGTAGATACAAACGCGCTGAAAAAAGCAATTGCAGATGCAGAAAAGAAAGTGGCAGAAAGTACAAAGACAAGTGCAGCAGCGACATTAGCAAAAATCGAAGAGGCAAAAGCACTTTTGAAAAATGGTACAACAGAAACGATGAATCAGATGATCAAGGCTTTGGAAGATGCCATGAAGACACTTGTTGCAAGAGGTGATGTGAAAGAACTGAAAGCATTGATCGACACATATGAAAAAGAAGAATTGAAAGAGGCAGATTATACAACTTCTACATGGAGTGCTTATGAGACAGCCTTGAACACGGCAAATGCTATTGTTAAAGACAACAGTGACAGTGACCAGACACAGGTAGATGCAGCGAAGAAAGCGTTGGAGGATGCACATAAAGCATTGGAAAAACGCGGAGATACAGATGCATTGAAAGCGTTGGTTGAAAAGTACAAGGATTTAAAAGAAGCAGATTATACACATGACACATGGGTAGTATTTAAAGAAGCGTTTGATGCGGCAAAAGCAATTGTGGCAGACAACAGCGACAGCACCCAGGCGCAGGTGGATGCGGCAAAAGAGGCGTTGGAAAATGCTTATAATGCATTGAAGGAGGCTCCGGAGAATCCAAAGCTTGACACAAGCAGACTGGAAAAAGCAATTGCAGATGCAAAGGCGGTTGTCAAAGAGTCTTATACAACAGATTCTTACAATGCAATGAAAGCGGTTCTTGATGAGGCGGAAGACTTGTTGAAAGAAGAAGCTCAGGATCAGGATACAATTGATGCCAAGACAGAAGCGTTGAATGCGGCAATTGAAGCGTTGGTAAAACGAGGCGATGTAAAAGAACTTTCAGAATTGGTGAAAGCATACGAAGAAGAGAAACTGAATGAAGGAGTATATACAACTTCTACATGGAGTGTTTACCAGACAGCATTTGATGCAGCGAAAGCGATCATAAAAGATAACAGCAATAGCGACCAAGAAAAGGTAGATGCAGCAAAAACAGCTTTAGAAGTGGCAAAAGAAGCGTTGGAAGAACGAGGCAATACAGACAGCCTTAAAGAGCTTGTAACAGTATGTGAGGAACTGAAGGAAGAAGACTTTACAGCGGATACATGGAAAGTGTTTGAGAATGCGCTTGATGCAGCAAAAGCAATTGTTGCAGATAACAGTGACAGCAATCAGACACAAGTAGATGCAGCTAAAGAAGCGTTGCAGAAAGCAAAAGACGATCTGAAAGAAGCAGAAAAACCTGTTAACAGGAGCAAGTTGGAAGAAGCATATAACAAGTATAAAGATCTGAAAAATGATGGTTATACAGAAAACAGCTGGAAAACATTTAAGAATGCGCTTGATGCAGCGAAAGCAGTTTTAGAGTATGAAGATGCGACGGCAGAGCAGGTAGATGCAGCACTTGCACAATTAGAAAAAGCAGTCAGTGGATTGAAAAAAGCACCAATTGATGGAAGTGGAAACAATCAAGGTGCACAAAATAACAATCAGAAACCATCTACAGGTGGTTCAGGCTCAAACGGAAGTGTAAAAACAGGAGATTCTTCAGATGTAATGCTGTGGGGAATCTTTGCAGCAGCAGCTCTTATGGCTGGCGTAGTCGTAAAAAAGAAAAAAGCTTAG